The Actinomycetes bacterium DNA window CTCGAGCACCGACCCGCCACCCGGCTCCGTCGCGGGCGCCCCGGTGGACGTCGCCGCCACCCTGGCGCCCGGGGCCAGCGGCAGCTGGCAGCTGGACGTGGCCGGCGCCCAGCTGGCGCTGTCCGGATACGGCGTCTACCCGATGGCCGTCGAGGCCCGGGCCACCCGCGCGGACGGCTCCCGCGCCCGGTTGGGGACGGCCCGCACGTTCCTCACCTGGGGCGCGGACACCACCGGCCTGCAGCCCACCCGGCTCGCAGTGCTGTGGCCGGTCCTGACCACCCCCTCCACCGCGGCCGAAGGCACGCTGCCGGCGGCCGCGTTCGGCACCGAGCTGAGCGGGCGGCTCACCGACCTGGTGACCACCGCCGCCGGCGAGCCGGTGAGCTGGGTGCTGGACGGCGACCTGCTGGAGTCGGCCGGCGCGCTGGCCGACGGCGGCCCGCTGCCGCAGGGCTCGGTCATCGCGGCGCCCGACCCGGCCGCCGCGCGGTGGCTGGCGTCGTTGAAGTCGGCGGTTGGGAGCGGGGACGCGAACGCCCTCGCGTACGCCGACCCGGACGCCGTGGCGGTGACCAGGGCCGGCCTCACCGGCGACCTGAAGACCTCCACGGCCCTCGGCCCGGCCGTGGTCCGCGAGGTGCTCGGGCGAAGCGTCACCGGTGACGTCGCGTGGCCGGCCGAGGGGACCGCCGACGCGGCCGCCCTGGGCGCCCTGAACGACGCCGGCGTGCGGGCCGTGGTCCTGTCCGACGTCTACACCCCGACGTCGCGGACCGTGTCGTACACGCCGTCCGCCGTCGGCCCGCTCGAGAACAGCCAGCTCACCGCCCTGGTGACCGACCGGGTGCTGTCCGCGCTGCTCGCCACCCCGGTGGCCCAGCAGGGCGGGGCCGTGCTGGCCCGCCAGCGGTTCCTCTCCGAGCTGGCCATGGTCACCGCCGAGCGCCCCTACGACGGCCGGGCCGTGGTCGTGGCGCCGCCCCGGTACTGGCAGCCCGAGGTGACCGCCGTCCGCGGCCTGCTCTCGGCCCTCGGGTCGGTGCCCTGGGTGCAGCCGCAGACGGTCCAGCAGTTGCGCGCGGAGGCCTCGCCCGGGGTGTCCCGGCGCCGCCCGAGCTACCCCACCGTGGTGGCCCGGCGGGAGGTCTCCGCCGGCCAGCTCGGGCAGGTGCGGGTCGGCCGCTACGACCTGCAGTCGCTCACCTCGGTGCTGTCCCAGCCGCAGCCGCTGGCCGACCAACTGGAGCGCGGCCTGCTGCGCGCGGAGTCCGCGGCCTGGCGTGGGCGGGAGGTGGCGGGGACCGCCTTCGCCCGGTCGGTCACCGCGGCCATCGCCAAGGCCCAGGCCGGCGTCCACATCGTGCCGTCCGGTCCGGTCACCCTGACCTCGCGCAGCGGGCAGATCCCGATCACGGTGGCCAACGACCTGGACCAGGCGGTGACGGTGCGGCTGGACGTCGCCACGGTGCCGTCCGTGCGGATGACCCTGAGCCAGCCGGGGCTCGTCACGGTCGACGCCGGACGTCGGGCGACGGTCGAGGTCAAGGCCGAGGCCGCGGTCAACGGCCGGCTGGTCGTGCAGGCCCGGCTGTTCGCCCCGGACGGCCAGGCCTACGGACCCGTGGTCAGCTTCCCGGTGCGGGCCACCGGCATCGGCGAGGTCGCCCAGTGGGTCGTCGGCGGCGCCCTGGTGCTGCTCACGGTCGCGCTCACCTACCGGATCGGCCGGGCCATCCGCCGTGGGCGGCACCCGGCCCCCGCGCCGGACGGGGAGTCGTCGTGAGCGCGGACGCCGGGGTGCTGCGCAGCAGCTCGGTGATGGCGGTGGGGACCATCGCGTCCCGGGTCACCGGCATGCTGCGCAACATCGTGCTGGTCGCCGCGATCGGCGGACAGGTGTTCGCCGACACCTACACGGTCGCGAACAACCTGCCCAACATCTTGTACATCCTGCTCGTCGGCGGGGCGCTCAACGCGGTGTTCATCCCGCAGCTGGTGCGGCACATGGCCTCCGACAGCGACGGGGGCGGCGCCTACGCCGACCGGCTGATCACCCTGTCCGGCCTGGTACTGCTCGCGGTATCCGCGCTGACCGTCGCGCTGGCACCGTTCATCGTCCGGCTGTACTCCACGAACAGCTGGAGCAGCACCGACCTCGGGGTCTCGACGGCCTTCGCCCGGTACTGCCTGCCGCAGATCTTCTTCTACGGCGTGTACACGCTGTACAGCCAGGTGCTCAACGCCCGCGGGCACTTCGCGATGCCGATGTTCACCCCGATCCTCAACAACCTGGTCGTCATCGTCGTCTGCGGCATCTTCATCGCCGTCGTCGGCCCGGACCCGACGACGGCGACCATCACCCCGGCCGAGACGGCGCTGCTCGGGCTCGGCACCACGGCCGGCATCGTGGTGCAGGCCCTGGCCCTGATCCCCGTGATGGCCCGGTACGGGTACCACTACCGGCCGCGCTTCGACCTGCGCGGGCAGGGCCTCGGCAAGGCGGTCACCCTCGCCAAGTGGACCATCGTCCTGGTCGCGATCAACCAGCTGGCCTTCGTGGTCGTCGCGCGGCTGGCCACCGGGGCCAACGCCGCGGCCGAGGCGGCCGGGTCGACCAGCGGAGCCGGCATCACCGTCTACACGACCGCGTACCTGATCTTCATCCTGCCGCACTCCGTGGTCACCGTGTCGGTGGTCACGGCGCTGCTGCCGCGGATGAGCCGGGCGGCCGCCGCGAACGACCTGCGCGGCGTCCGGGACGACGTGAGCCGGGGGATCCGACTGGTGAGCACGGCGATGGTGCCCTCGGCCATCGCGCTCGTGCTGCTCGGCCCGAGCATCGGCCTGCTGCTGTTCAGCTTCGGCGCCAGCGGCGGGGGCACCGGCCGGTACATCGGCGTGGTGACCGCGGCCTTCGCCCTGGGGCTGGTGCCGTTCAGCATCTACTACGTGCTGCTGCGCGGCTTCTACGCGGTGGAGGACACCCGGACGCCGGCGCTGGTCGCCTTGTTCCTGAACTCGGTGAACCTGGCCGCGGCGTACGCGCTCTACCTCGCGCTGCCACCCGAGCAGCAGGTCGTCGGCCTGGCGCTGGGCTACTCGGCCGCCTACCTGGCCACCATGGTGCTGCTGTGGCAGATCCTGCGCCGCCGCCTGGGCGGGCTGAACACCTACCTCACCGTGCGCACCCTGGTCCGGCTCACGGTGGCCGGGATCCCGGCCGGGCTGGCCGGCTGGGCCACCCTGCACCTGCTCCAGCGGGTGCTGCCGGGCGGGCGGCTGGGCGCCCTGCTGCTCATCCTCGGGGTCAGCGCGGTGGGCGGGGTCGTGTTCGTCGTGGTGGCCCGCCGGCTGCGCGTCGCCGAGGTCAGCGAGCTGGTCGACGTCGTCGCCGCCCGGGCGGGCCGCTCCCGGAGCTAGTCACCCGTCCGGCGCAGTCGGGCCATTGGCCCACTCAAGCCGGGCCCCAATTGAGCCGACCCATCGGGAATGGGCGCCCCTTTGCGCGACGACCGCGGCAGCCTGGTCATCGGCTGGCTGTTCAAGGTCGCCCTGGTCCTGGTCCTGATCGGGCTGCTTGCCTTCGACGGGATCGCGATCGGGGTCGCCAAGGTCTCCTCGACCGACGCCGCCAACACAGTGGCGAGCGCGGCCGCCGACAAGTACCGGGCCACCAAGCACGACGCCGAGCAGACCTACCAGGCCGCTTCGATCGTCGCCAAGGACAACGGCGTCACGCTGGCCGCCAAGGACTTGGTCTTCTACCCGGACGGCGAGGTCAGCGCCACGGTGCACCGCACCATCCACACCATCGTGCTCCAGCTCCTGCCGTTCACCCGCGGCCTCCTGCAGTCCACCGCGACCGCGACGGCCTCGCCGTCGGTGCAGTGAGCGCTGCGCGGGCCCGTCGAGGCTGGATCGCCGCGTCGCTCGCCGCGGCAGCGTTGCTGGCCGGGTTGCCCTCGGGCCCGGCTGCGGCCGACCCCACCGTGGCCGACGCCCGGGCCAGGGCCGCGGCGCTGGCTACCCAGGTCGCTGCCCTCGAGGTGCAGCTGGAGACCGCCACCGAGGCGTACAACCGGGTCCAGGACCACCTTGGCGCCGTGGTGACGAGCTACCTGAGCGCGTCCCAGCAGCTGCAGACCCTGACCGACCAGCAGTCCAGCCAGCAGGCGGAGACCACCCGACGGGTCCGGGCGCTGTACATGTCCGGCGGGACGACCGGCCTGTACGCCTCGGTCCTCGCTGGAGGCGACATCAGCGACGTCCTGCTGCGGATCGCCACGGTCGACCTCGTGTTGCGCAGCGAGCAGGCCGCAGCCGCCGGGACGACCACCCAGCTGACCGCCGCCGCGGCCCTGGCCGGCCGGCTGGACACGCTGGCCGCGCAGCGCACCAGCCTGGAGACGGCCGCCCGCGGCGCCGCAACCTCCGTGGAGACCCTGCTGGCCACCCGGCAGGCCGAGCTGGCCGCTGCCAGCGCCGACGTGCGCCGGCTGGTGGCCGCCGACCAGGCCGCCGCGGCCGCCGCCCGAGCCGCCGCCCTGCTGCCGTTCACGACCGACGTCCCGGCGCTGCCGGCCGACACCCCGGCGGCCGTCGTCACGGCGATCACAGCCGCCCGCAGCGCGCTCGGGCTGCCGTACCAGTGGGGCGCCACCGGCCCGGACAGCTACGACTGCTCGGGCCTGACCCAGTGGGCCTTCGCCCAGGCCGGCGTGCGGCTGCCCCGGGTCGCCGCCGACCAGTGGACCGTGGGCACCCACCCGTCGCTCGACCAGCTGCGTCCCGGCGACCTGCTGTTTTGGGCCACCGACGTCAACGACCCGAGCACGATCCATCACGTGGCCATCTACCTGGGCGGTGGGTTCATGCTGCAGGCCCCCCACACCGGCGACGTCGTGCGAATCGCCCGGGTGTACCTCGACGGGTACATCGGGGCCAGCCGTCCGGTGGCGGGGTGAGCCCCGGGTCCGGCCGTACGCTCATAGCTGTGCGCACCCTGGCTGGCCGCTACCGCATCGAGGACCGCGTCCTCGACGGCGCCGGCTGGACCCTGTGGGCCGCCACCGACGGTGCGCTGCACCGCCCGGTCGCGGTGATCTCGGTGGATCCCGGGCAGCCCCACCTGGACGAGGTGCGGGAGGCCGCCCGGGCGGCCGCCCGGGCGGACGACCCCCGGCTGCAGCGGGTGCTCGACATCGTGGAGGACGACGAGCAGACCTGCCTGGTCGTCGAGTGGCAGGACGCCACCGGGCTGGAGCAGCTGCTCGCCGAGGGGCCGCTGGCTGCGGCCGAGGCCCGCCGACTCGTCGGTGAGGTGGCCTCGGCGCTGAGCCGTGCGGACGAGCAGGGGCTGCACCATGGGCGGCTGGCACCGCGCTGGGTCCAGTGCACCGACGACGGCCGGGTCCGGGTCGCCGGCCTCGAGCTGCTGGCCGCGCTGGACGGCGGCCGGGCGAAGGGGCAGCGGCCGACGGACGCCGCCGCGGCGGACGCGCGCGGGCTCGGGGCCCTGCTGTACGCGGCCCTGACCGGGCGGTGGCCCGGCGAGCCGGCCCACTGCGCCCTCCCCGCCGCCCCGCGGATCGGGGGCCGACCGGTCCGGGCCCGCGGCGTGCTGGCCGGCGTGCCGCCGGTCCTCGACGACATCGCGGCCCGAGCCCTCGGACTCACCGAGCGGGGCGCGCTGACCACGCCCGGCGAGGTGGCCAGGGCGCTGGAGTCCGCCCAGGGCCGGCTGGTGCCGGTCGAGCTGGACCGGGAGGCCGTCGACGACTCCCCGCCGCCGGCGGGCGGTGACTCGACCCGCCCCGGTCCGCTGGCGGTCGTCGCGGTGACGGTGACCGCGGTGGTGGCCGCGGCCGCGCTGGCGGTGGGCGCGCTGGCCTGGTCGGCGTCCACCCGCGACCAGCCGGGGGCCGGTGCGAGCCCGGCCAGCCCGGCCAGCCCGGGCTCCAGCACGGCGCTGCGAGGCGGGCCGATCCCGATCGTGTCGGTCCATGACTTCGACCCGGCCGGCAACGGCCAGGAGAACCCGCAGCTGGCGCCGCTCGCCATCGACGGCAAGCCCAGCACCGCCTGGCGCACCGTGTTCTACGACCGGGCCGACCTGGGCGGGCTCAAGCCGGGGGTTGGGCTGCTGCTCGACCTGGGCGCTCCCACCACGATCGCCGCGGTACGGGTCGAGCTGGTCGGCCGGGGCACCGACATCGAGCTGCGGGCGGCCACCATCGCCCCGGTCACCGCCGACGACGCCATCACCGTGGCGCAGGCCAAGGGCGCCGGCGACCTGGTGACGCTGCGGCCCGACCCGCAGGTCGAGGCCCGGTACCTGCTGCTGTGGCTGACCAAGCTGCCGAAGGACGGTGCCCGGTACCGCGGCGGCGTGTCCGAGGTGCAGGTCCTGCGGAACTGAACCGTCGTCCGCCTACCCTGGGCACGCCCCCGGGGAACCCCCCACCGACCCCAGCCAGGGAGCGCCTATGTCCGACGCCGAGCCTCACGGGCTCGACGACCGGGCGCTGCTCGCCGCGCACGTGGCCGGCGACCCGGACGCCTTCGGCACGCTGGTCCTGCGCCACCGGGACCGGCTGTGGGCGATCGCGCTGCGCACCCTGGGCCACCCCGAGGACGCCGCCGACGCGGTCCAGAACGCGCTGATCTCGGCCTACCGCTCGGCCGGCTCGTACCGGGGGGACGCCGCCGTCACCACGTGGCTGCACCGGATCGTCGTCAACGCCTGCCTCGACCTGGTCCGGCGGCGGACGGTGCGCGCGGCCGACCCCCTGCCGGACGACGACGCGCTGCTGCCGGCCCAGCCCGGGGACGCCTTCGCCAGCCGGGAGACCGCGCTGGTCGTGCAGCAGGCGCTGCTGACCTTGCCGATCGAGCAGCGGGCCGCGCTGGTCCTGGTCGACCTCCACGGCTACTCCGTCGACGACGCCGCCGCGGTCCTGGACTGCCCCGCTGGCACGGTCAAGAGCCGCTGCTCCCGCGGCCGGGCCAAGCTGGCCCCCCTGCTGGCGTCTCTGCGGAACCCGGACCACCCCGGAGACGTCCCACCCCAGGGCATGCCCAACGACCAGGCAGGGAGGTGAGCGGCGATGTCCAACCCGCTGAACGGCGACCTGGACGACGACGGCTTCGTGCACGACCTGCTGGCCGGCCTGCCGGAGCCGACGATGCCCCCCGAGGTGGCCGCCCGGATCGACGCAGCGCTGGCCGCCGAGGCAGCCGCCCTGGACACGCGCGGCGCTGTCGCCACTGCGGCCGCAACCGTCACAACGATCACCGCGGCGGGGAGCGCCGGCCTGGGCGCCCGCCTGCGCGGGCACTGGCTGATGTCCGCGGCCGCCGTCGTCGCGGTGCTCGCGCTCGGCAGCGCCGTCGTGGTCGGCGCGCTCGGCGGTCGCTCGTCGACGTCGCCCAACGAAGCCAGCGGGGCGGCGGCCCTGGCCAGCCGCGCCCCCGGGGCCGAGACCCCGCGGCTGAGCGCCTCGGGGCGAGGCTACACCAAGGCCAACCTGGGGCCCGAGGTGCTCACCCTGGTCGCCGCGACGTCGCCCAGCCCGGCCAGCCCGACCACCAACGACGGCACGGTCAGCACGCTCGCGGCGCCGGGCAAGAGCCTGATCGAGAACCGCACCCGGCTGGCCGCCTGCCTGGCCAAGGTGGAGGAGGGCGGCCCCGCCACCTCTCCGGTCGCGGTGGACGCCGGCAGCTTCGAGGGCCAGCCCGCCGTGGTCGTGGTGCTCGTCGGGTCGAGCACCCGCTACGACGTGTTCGTGGTCACACCGGCCTGCTC harbors:
- the murJ gene encoding murein biosynthesis integral membrane protein MurJ — protein: MSADAGVLRSSSVMAVGTIASRVTGMLRNIVLVAAIGGQVFADTYTVANNLPNILYILLVGGALNAVFIPQLVRHMASDSDGGGAYADRLITLSGLVLLAVSALTVALAPFIVRLYSTNSWSSTDLGVSTAFARYCLPQIFFYGVYTLYSQVLNARGHFAMPMFTPILNNLVVIVVCGIFIAVVGPDPTTATITPAETALLGLGTTAGIVVQALALIPVMARYGYHYRPRFDLRGQGLGKAVTLAKWTIVLVAINQLAFVVVARLATGANAAAEAAGSTSGAGITVYTTAYLIFILPHSVVTVSVVTALLPRMSRAAAANDLRGVRDDVSRGIRLVSTAMVPSAIALVLLGPSIGLLLFSFGASGGGTGRYIGVVTAAFALGLVPFSIYYVLLRGFYAVEDTRTPALVALFLNSVNLAAAYALYLALPPEQQVVGLALGYSAAYLATMVLLWQILRRRLGGLNTYLTVRTLVRLTVAGIPAGLAGWATLHLLQRVLPGGRLGALLLILGVSAVGGVVFVVVARRLRVAEVSELVDVVAARAGRSRS
- a CDS encoding C40 family peptidase produces the protein MSAARARRGWIAASLAAAALLAGLPSGPAAADPTVADARARAAALATQVAALEVQLETATEAYNRVQDHLGAVVTSYLSASQQLQTLTDQQSSQQAETTRRVRALYMSGGTTGLYASVLAGGDISDVLLRIATVDLVLRSEQAAAAGTTTQLTAAAALAGRLDTLAAQRTSLETAARGAATSVETLLATRQAELAAASADVRRLVAADQAAAAAARAAALLPFTTDVPALPADTPAAVVTAITAARSALGLPYQWGATGPDSYDCSGLTQWAFAQAGVRLPRVAADQWTVGTHPSLDQLRPGDLLFWATDVNDPSTIHHVAIYLGGGFMLQAPHTGDVVRIARVYLDGYIGASRPVAG
- the sigM gene encoding RNA polymerase sigma factor SigM, whose amino-acid sequence is MSDAEPHGLDDRALLAAHVAGDPDAFGTLVLRHRDRLWAIALRTLGHPEDAADAVQNALISAYRSAGSYRGDAAVTTWLHRIVVNACLDLVRRRTVRAADPLPDDDALLPAQPGDAFASRETALVVQQALLTLPIEQRAALVLVDLHGYSVDDAAAVLDCPAGTVKSRCSRGRAKLAPLLASLRNPDHPGDVPPQGMPNDQAGR
- a CDS encoding protein kinase family protein — protein: MRTLAGRYRIEDRVLDGAGWTLWAATDGALHRPVAVISVDPGQPHLDEVREAARAAARADDPRLQRVLDIVEDDEQTCLVVEWQDATGLEQLLAEGPLAAAEARRLVGEVASALSRADEQGLHHGRLAPRWVQCTDDGRVRVAGLELLAALDGGRAKGQRPTDAAAADARGLGALLYAALTGRWPGEPAHCALPAAPRIGGRPVRARGVLAGVPPVLDDIAARALGLTERGALTTPGEVARALESAQGRLVPVELDREAVDDSPPPAGGDSTRPGPLAVVAVTVTAVVAAAALAVGALAWSASTRDQPGAGASPASPASPGSSTALRGGPIPIVSVHDFDPAGNGQENPQLAPLAIDGKPSTAWRTVFYDRADLGGLKPGVGLLLDLGAPTTIAAVRVELVGRGTDIELRAATIAPVTADDAITVAQAKGAGDLVTLRPDPQVEARYLLLWLTKLPKDGARYRGGVSEVQVLRN
- a CDS encoding DUF6049 family protein; translation: SSTDPPPGSVAGAPVDVAATLAPGASGSWQLDVAGAQLALSGYGVYPMAVEARATRADGSRARLGTARTFLTWGADTTGLQPTRLAVLWPVLTTPSTAAEGTLPAAAFGTELSGRLTDLVTTAAGEPVSWVLDGDLLESAGALADGGPLPQGSVIAAPDPAAARWLASLKSAVGSGDANALAYADPDAVAVTRAGLTGDLKTSTALGPAVVREVLGRSVTGDVAWPAEGTADAAALGALNDAGVRAVVLSDVYTPTSRTVSYTPSAVGPLENSQLTALVTDRVLSALLATPVAQQGGAVLARQRFLSELAMVTAERPYDGRAVVVAPPRYWQPEVTAVRGLLSALGSVPWVQPQTVQQLRAEASPGVSRRRPSYPTVVARREVSAGQLGQVRVGRYDLQSLTSVLSQPQPLADQLERGLLRAESAAWRGREVAGTAFARSVTAAIAKAQAGVHIVPSGPVTLTSRSGQIPITVANDLDQAVTVRLDVATVPSVRMTLSQPGLVTVDAGRRATVEVKAEAAVNGRLVVQARLFAPDGQAYGPVVSFPVRATGIGEVAQWVVGGALVLLTVALTYRIGRAIRRGRHPAPAPDGESS